The proteins below come from a single Etheostoma spectabile isolate EspeVRDwgs_2016 chromosome 4, UIUC_Espe_1.0, whole genome shotgun sequence genomic window:
- the rfesd gene encoding Rieske domain-containing protein: MEKEQPRGGLHFVGKKDELVEAKRSFRTLEGRDILIIYHQTVFYAIDSYCYHAGGALENGDIEEIADKLCIICPKHKYKIALANGEGIYKGTDPTKKPAVPRWYSKGVKQRIHTVTETNGDVYVKLSEDTCWIESDFYQGEKGKVERAKAEAAEKKLSSIKD, from the exons ATGGAGAAGGAGCAGCCTAGAGGAGGGCTTCATTTTGTGGGGAAGAAGGATGAACTTGTTGAAGCAAAGCGCTCTTTCAGAACACTAGAGGGTCGGGATATACTGATCATTTACCACCAGACAGTCTTCTATGCTATAGACTCTTACTGCTATC ATGCTGGGGGAGCACTGGAGAATGGAGACATTGAG GAAATTGCTGACAAGCTGTGCATAATTTGTCCAAAACACAAGTACAAGATTGCTCTTGCCAACGGGGAGGGCATATATAAGGGCACCGACCCCACGAAAAAGCCGGCTGTGCCCAGATGGTACTCCAAGGGTGTGAAGCAGCGGATCCACACGGTCACTGAGACCAATGGGGATGTCTATGTCAAGCTCTCTGAGGACACGTGTTGGATCGAGTCCGACTTCTACCAGGGAGAGAAGGGCAAGGTGGAAAGGGCCAAAGCTGAGGCAGCTGAGAAGAAACTTAGTAGTATAAAAGATTGA
- the ube2r2 gene encoding ubiquitin-conjugating enzyme E2 R2, translating to MAHQATPSSQKALMMELKSLQEQPVEGFRITLVEESDLYNWEVAIFGPPNTLYEGGYFKAHIKFPVDYPYSPPTFRFLTKMWHPNIYENGDVCISILHPPVDDPQSGELPSERWNPTQNVRTILLSVISLLNEPNTFSPANVDASVMFRKWRDSKGKDKEYAEIIRKQVMSTAAEAERDGVKVPTTLAEYCVQTRVPSQDSSSDLLYDDLYDDDMEEEDEEEDESDMESVGEAGGMSPTEDGGTSTRRYDNQDDSGNEDS from the exons ATGGCCCACCAGGCAACCCCTAGTTCCCAGAAGGCCCTGATGATGGAGCTGAAGTCTCTGCAGGAGCAGCCGGTGGAGGGCTTTCGCATCACTCTGGTGGAGGAGTCTGACCTCTATAACTGGGAAGTGGCCATCTTCGGGCCCCCTAACACCCTCTATGAGGGAGGCTACTTTAAG GCTCACATCAAGTTCCCAGTTGACTACCCTTACTCCCCACCAACCTTCCGCTTTCTCACAAAGATGTGGCACCCCAACATCTACGAG AACGGAGATGTGTGCATCTCCATCTTGCACCCTCCTGTCGATGACCCTCAGAGCGGGGAGCTGCCCTCTGAACGGTGGAACCCCACCCAGAACGTGAG GACTATCCTACTTAGTGTGATCTCTCTGCTGAATGAGCCCAACACCTTCTCCCCGGCTAATGTGGATGCGTCTGTCATGTTTCGCAAATGGAGGGACAGTAAAGGCAAAGACAAGGAGTATGCAGAGATAATCAG GAAGCAGGTGATGTCAACAGCAGCAGAGGCTGAGCGCGATGGAGTCAAGGTGCCGACCACGTTGGCCGAGTACTGCGTCCAGACCAGGGTTCCCTCCCAGGACAGCAGTTCAGACCTTCTCTATGACGACCTGTATGACGACGACATggaagaggaggacgaggaggaagaCGAGAGCGATATGGAGTCTGTAGGTGAAGCCGGGGGGATGAGCCCCACGGAGGACGGCGGGACGTCCACCAGACGTTACGACAACCAAGACGACTCTGGCAACGAGGACTCATGA
- the nudt2 gene encoding bis(5'-nucleosyl)-tetraphosphatase [asymmetrical] — protein sequence MALRACGFIVFRRPASCAPPPDNIEYLLLQTSYGKHHWTPPKGHVDPGEDDITTALRETKEEAGLGAEQLQVIDGFVQELQYEVQGRPKEVLYWMAELRDPGTAVTLSSEHQDYRWARLEEACTLAEYKDLQDTLRAAHRHLEAQRDKQR from the exons ATGGCGCTGCGTGCCTGTGGCTTCATAGTGTTTCGTCGTCCAGCCAGTTGTGCCCCTCCACCAGACAACATTGAGTACCTCCTTTTGCAGACCTCTTATGGGAAGCACCACTGGACCCCACCCAAAG GTCATGTGGATCCAGGTGAGGATGACATCACCACAGCTCTGAGGGAGACCAAAGAGGAGGCGGGGCTTGGGGCAGAGCAACTGCAGGTGATTGATGGCTTTGTGCAGGAGCTGCAATATGAGGTGCAAGGCAGACCCAAAGAGGTGCTGTACTGGATGGCCGAGCTCAGAGACCCGGGGACAGCGGTCACTTTGTCTTCCGAGCACCAGGACTACCGCTGGGCCCGGCTGGAGGAAGCTTGCACTCTGGCTGAGTACAAAGACCTGCAGGACACACTGAGAGCAGCACACAGACACCTGGAGGCTCAGCGGGACAAACAGCGATGA